One window from the genome of Candoia aspera isolate rCanAsp1 chromosome 15, rCanAsp1.hap2, whole genome shotgun sequence encodes:
- the PHETA1 gene encoding sesquipedalian-1 codes for MKLNERSLSFYATSGSPADSAGFLHKKGERHVASHRRWFVLKGNMLFYFEGQESREPVGVIILEGCTVELCEATEEFAFAIKFDGPKSRTYVLAAESQPAMEAWVKALSRASFGYLRLVVRELEKQLEEVQQALPGPHQGQRRQLLYRKNKTAPNLGLAALGSAPPQKPALPICIPGKENGCALWNNSEPSASLSSGGSQARSCSGAKSYDGGLKPPPLPPRRRSLPSNSCGAGSPSFDSPPYPRAMCFSKLHDGYGKEILELQRAWLVGHKDSGL; via the coding sequence ATGAAGCTGAACGAACGAAGCCTCTCTTTCTACGCCACCTCCGGCTCCCCCGCCGACAGCGCCGGCTTCCTGCACAAGAAGGGCGAACGCCACGTGGCCTCCCACCGGCGCTGGTTCGTGCTGAAGGGGAACATGCTCTTCTACTTCGAGGGCCAGGAGAGCCGGGAGCCGGTGGGGGTCATCATCCTGGAGGGCTGCACGGTGGAGCTCTGCGAGGCGACTGAGGAATTTGCCTTCGCCATCAAATTCGACGGCCCCAAGTCACGCACCTACGTCCTGGCGGCCGAGAGCCAGCCCGCCATGGAGGCCTGGGTGAAGGCTCTCTCCAGGGCCAGCTTCGGCTACCTGCGCCTGGTGGTGAGAGAGCTGGAGAAGCAGCTGGAGGAGGTGCAGCAGGCCTTGCCCGGCCCCCACCAAGGCCAGAGACGGCAGCTGCTTTATCGGAAAAACAAAACGGCTCCCAATTTGGGACTGGCTGCTCTGGGCTCGGCCCCGCCGCAGAAGCCGGCGCTCCCCATTTGCATCCCCGGGAAGGAGAACGGCTGCGCGTTGTGGAATAACTCGGAACCCTCCGCCAGCCTGTCGTCCGGAGGCAGCCAGGCCCGTTCCTGCAGCGGGGCCAAGAGCTACGACGGAGGGCTCAAGCCGCCGCCCTTACCGCCTCGCAGACGGTCCCTTCCGAGCAACTCCTGCGGGGCTGGCAGCCCGAGCTTCGACAGCCCCCCGTATCCTCGCGCAATGTGTTTTTCCAAACTCCACGATGGGTATGGCAAGGAGATCCTTGAGTTGCAAAGGGCGTGGCTGGTGGGCCACAAGGATAGCGGCCTTTGA